The window CCTTAAAGCGGGAGCCTTTTAGTTTTTGGTAGGATACGTGTTGTTATTTGAGGGAGCGAGAATAGGAAGGCGACTCTAGTCTTCAAGATATTTAACTTCGAATGTAACAAATTGGGGCAAAGAGAGGTGGTTAGGGAAGCATGCCGTTGGAATGGCCTGGAGTGATCGAAGTAACTCGTTCTTCTATCTTTTTTATTTGTTTACCATTTCTCTTTCGATTTTCCTGGAAGCTTTCAgatgagagaaaaaaagatggTCTACTATGGCACGTGTTTGTCAAGTGCAAGTGACTTTTGGGCTATGGATGTTGTGCATGACACGCGTCTACAACCACTTTGTGTAGAAGTTGCACATTGCTATCGTCACGGATGACCTCGCAAGTGCACTGTCATTCCGTACCGGAAAGAATTCTTCTCAACTTCTGTGCGTCCTTACAGGAAGCTGTCATGTACGTtatttctcttctttggctGCTTCTGTGCTTTTGCTCGAATGCTTAGTAGCGGTGCGAATGAAATCGAGACAGTGCATCTAATAATGCTTCGTCGAGGCGTTTGCCGGAGTATCCCACTCTTGGGACCCACGTTTACCGAGCTCGTGGAGCGTCTGGACTCATTTGAGAAGGAGTTTATTGAATGGAAGGCGTTTCGCAAAGCGGTGGAGTCAACGTCACCGAAAGTAACTGAGGCGGCGAAACAGATTATGGCGGAGAGTATGAAGGAGGTAAAAACGACTAAGGTGAACTTGGATAACCCGTTGACGCCTGAGGAGTTCACGGAGTTGAACCAGTTCTATGCCAAGCAGAAGATGAAGGATATAGTTTTCGAGAACTTGCTGTACATCAACACTCCGAATGATCTGATGCAGCATGCGGAGACTGTTTTTCGACAGTACCTTGTGCGCATTGCCCGTCGGGTGCGACACTTGAGCCATGCACCGTATGGCCTCTCACAAATGCCGGGAATTCAAAAGCTGAAGAAGTGGTACCAGTGGAGTTTTCATGATGTCCGCAGCACTCCAGTGCCGACGTGCCGGGACGGGTGCTATCGGTGCGACCGCATGGTGCGGCGCGTTTTTCTGCGACACTACAATGTCAGCTCACTCATTACCGATGGAATGATCGAGTTTGCTAAGCGCGAGGAGTGGGTAAATGTAGACGAAGAAGTGATACGCACATAtgatgagctgcagcacttCTTCGAAGATTTTTGCCTGGGTCGCGTCCGTCTTCGCTTTTTGGTCGGCAATTACATGTATCTTTCGACAAAAATTCTGAGTGTATCACGAGAGGAAAGCGCTGTGAATGATCCTGAGGGGCTCACAGTTCCTATCTTCTTGGACCACAACCCGGAGGATTTTGTAGGGCAGATCTGCAAGAAATGCTCGCTGTTGGTGCTCACAAAGTGCGCAATCAAGGTAGCCCAGGCAACCTACGATGCGGAGATTGAGCTGAAGGTGGCTGGCGTCCCTGATTTGGTGTTTGTCGGGGTGCCATGTATCACATACGACATTATTTGTGCAATGCTGGAGGATGCTGTCTCTGCAAATATAAATCGCCAGGAGCGGACAGGCAAACCGTGCACAAAAATTGAAGTCACGCTTGCGCAGTGGCCGACAAACAAGCGTTTTGTACTGCGTGTATCTGACACGGCGGGTGGAATGACATTGCGCCAGGCTTCGATGCAGCTGTCCTGCTGGTCTCTCTACGGAAATATCCAGAGCCATAATCAGGATTCGATTTCGACGTGGACCTCGAGTCCGATTCGGCTACCTTATGCGTACAACGCCGCACGCGTTATTGGTGGGAACATCACACTGGCATCCATTGAAGGCTACGGGACTGATCGGCAGCTATACCTACCGTCTACCGGGCTTGCTGGGGTGTCGCTGTGACGCCGTGGAAGACGAGAAATGGGTGGCTGAGTAGCTGTAACCTATTCGGTGGCAAGGCGCTGTTGCTTcgtttgctgctgttgatgtgcatttttttttttccattgtGAACTGCTACTGTTGCTATTGTGGTGTTTTAATTTCCGGGAGCGCCACTCATTTTTGGATGTGCCTgatgttcttttttttcccctagAGGTGCCGTGCTTCATGAAGCTTTTGATACAGTCTTGACGTTTCGCCTCCGTAGAGGATAGTTTGCTTTCGTTATTTCGGGCTATTCTATTGTGCTTGCGAACAACATCAAAGGAACAAAAAATTCTCTCCTCAGGCGAATCATATGGTGACGCCAACGCTGACCTCTGCTCTGAAGCATCTTCTACTATTAGTGTGGTGATGGCTATACTGAGTCTAGTGGCTCTctactttttctttttctcatTCCTGGGCTACGCTATGGCATCAATGTCAACAGGAGTACTTTCTCGTAATCACGTACACCCTACTTTTCTCGTTTGAATTGTAGTCGGGTATGTGGCCAGGACTTCATGCCGTTTGTTTGACCGACACGCAGCAGTATAGTTGGTGCtactttttttcttctctctgaaTAAAAGAAACACGAAAGATGAACAACACAGATGCAAAGCAGAGCGCGGGATACTTTAAGGAAAAGGCGACGATTGGACTGAGTACTTTTAGTGGTAATGACGTCGTCAAGGCCATTTTGAAGAGTACCAGCCACCTGCTGAAAGCGCCGAAAGAGAAATATCTGCAGAAGTTGGTGGCGGCCTCGTATGGACATTACGGATCTGAGATGAAGGAGGGTCTACCGATCAATGAGTTTATTGTCCGCCAGCTAGAGAAGCGATCCCACACTCACAACTGGATTGTCGTACTCAAGACGATGGTCTCTTTTCACCGTCTGCTGTGTGAAGCTTCGGACAGTATGGTGGAAACGATCTGCTGTTACAAGAGTGTGTTTAAGCGCTCGCGCATAAAAAATCTGGCGGACAGCGCTGACGGGGCCGGACAGGCGTTTTTTATTACACAGTACATGGCTTATCTGGAGGAGCGCTGCGTTATGCAGAGTGCTCTTGGAAGGGGCCGGCGCATTGAGATTCCTGAGTTTGAGGAGTTTCTGAAGACGCTGAATGTCGAGTTGCTGGAGCCCGTCTTTGAGATTCTGCTTCGACTTTTGGAGGCAGTGCCAGTGGTTGAGTTccgcgaggcggtggtgaaCAACTTTTGCACAATGGAGGCGTATCAACTCCTTGTGCGTGATGGCAAACAGCTTTTTCAGCACTTGGCGAAGCGCGTGATCTTTGTGCTCGATGGTTTCGAGGAGTTTTCGCTGCCGGTGAAGCGGCGCTGGTTGGACCTCTACCGTAGATATGCCAGCGCTTTTGCGTCGATCAAGCAGTACTTTGACTCTATTTTGTGCTCCTCGCGCGTTTTTGTGGAGCCAGTGCCGCAGTTAAAACCACTCCCGGTGTCACTGCTGGCTCGATTGGAGGGAAACATACGCGCCAGTGAAGTGACAAAGGATGAACCATGCACACTGGAGAGCCTGGGTATCCGCTGCGGCGAAGATGTGCGCGTTGATACGAATGAGGAGAAAATTCTACCGCCGCTCGCGTCAGAGCCAGCTGTAGCGGAGCAGCCGGACGCTGTTGCCGCTCGCACGCTGGGTGCACCTTCTTTTTCACTGGACGACCTTTTCGTGTCGAAGCAGGAGCCATCGAAGCCCATGCAGCCTGCTTCCATCCCTGTCTCTTGGCCTTCCTCTGCACCTCCGACCACATCATTGCAGTGTGGCGCCGAGCAATGTCAGGTGAATACTTTTGCTCCGGGTAATTGGTCCACTGGTGCACCGCAGAACTGGGAAACCGGCATCCCTACTACCTTTCAAGTAagcgtggcgcagcagcagccgttcTTTTCGGGTGGAGTGCCGCTTGCTGGGGAAAATGCGTCGGAGGGTGCGGCGCAATTGGCATCGAAGCCGACGCGTTTGCCGGCGCCGTCGAAGAAGCCGGTGGACCCGTTCAAGGAATTGTACGATCGCTCTCACCTTGATTTAAATTAGAAACTGATTTTCTATGGAGTCCGTCGAACTTGCACTTTGCTCCCTTGTTAACTTCTGTTGCCTCGATGATGCTTTAGTTGTTGTTCTAAGGAATTATGAGGGAATCTGAGAGAAGGGACACCAATTGTGTTCTGTGCACCTCTCCCCAAGCTATGAGTGGTTTCGAGTTTCTCGGATTGCTTCTGTCTCACCTTGCTATAACCTTTGAAGCAGTTTCTCttgtgaaggagaagatgaagcaaaagaaaagataCTTTTCAGTACCTCAGCAGTAAAGGTCGCGATACTCAACAAATGCGACGTAGCTCCTCTGTTGCGCTGTTGCGCGCGGTGTTTTCTTTTGGAAGGTCATGGTGACTTTTTGTATCTCTActgcgctcttttttccttaTGCTTTCTGCTCTCGACTCCGTTGCGAATGGATCTGACTTGTTTTTTCTTAGTACGCCTCACGCGGCGATTAGGAAATGAGagccctctcttttcggtCTCTGGCAGCTGTGCCTGCTGGCTTAGCAACTCGGTGTTATGGCGGGCAGTGTGGAGCACGACCTCCTGCGGGTGGGCGATATTCGCGGGGTGGCAGTCTTCCGTATCCTGACCGACGAAATGTGCCGACGGAGCCACAGATCGTTGCCCGTCTCATCACTTTTTTCCCGCCTAACAAGGCGTTTGTTCCGATCAGCCGatgggctgctgcgcttccgGATGATCTGCGAGAAACACTGGTGCCATATGGAGGCCTCAGCGCTTTTGTCAGCGCACAGAGCAACTTTTTCATGATTCGAAAGGAGAATGGTATGACGGTGGCATCGCTGTCAGCGATGGGAACGGAGCTGGCAAGGGAgcacgaaagaaaagagaaacaagagaggaagcgcGCGGAGAAGTTCAATCAGAGGAGAGGCAACTTTGCGCCGCGCGGCCGTAGCTTTTCTCCATTCCGAGGCGACCCGTCACGGAAATAGTGGGTCCAAAGCTTTTTGCCCTCGGCGATGTGGGCTGAAACTTAGATGCAGTTAtgtacacgtgtgcgtgtgttcgtGTTGTTTTGAATATATTGACACTAAACGTGCTATGCTACTGTGAGAAAAACAAGAAGGGCAGGCAGGTTATGTATTTCTGGCAAAGTGATGAGCTAAAGATGCGTTGCAGTAAGTAAAAGATACTTACTCTTCTTTGGTTTCTCGGGTCTCCTCTCGCGTGATGTCAAGTAGACTTGATCTCGAGCGTTGTCGTTTGTCACTTTTATGACTCTCTGTTCACTGTTTGTCTGGGTCTTGCTCTTGCTCTCCCTAATACCACATGCAcgcaaccccctcccccccccaaaaaaaaatggctCGGTGGCTAGGTTGGTTCATAATCATGACGCATTACTCCCGCAAGCCGCAGGTGTCGTCAAAGAGTGCCAAGGCGAAGGTTAGCGACCTCCGCTGCCACTACAAGAACACNNNNNNNNNNNNNNNNNNNNNNNNNNNNNNNNNNNNNNNNNNNNNNNNNNNNNNNNNNNNNNNNNNNNNNNNNNNNNNNNNNNNNNNNNNNNNNNNNNNNNNNNNNNNNNNNNNNNNNNNNNNNNNNNNNNNNNNNNNNNNNNNNNNNNNNNNNNNNNNNNNNNNNNNNNNNNNNNNNNNNNNNNNNNNNNNNNNNNNNNNNNNNNNNNNNNNNNNNNNNNNNNNNNNNNNNNNNNNNNNNNNNNNNNNNNNNNNNNNNNNNNNNNNNNNNNNNNNNNNNNNNNNNNNNNNNNNNNNNNNNNNNNNNNNNNNNNNNNGTAAGTAAAAGATACTTACTCTTCTTTGGTTTCTCGGGTCTCCTCTCGCGTGATGTCAAGTAGACTTGATCTCGAGCGTTGTCGTTTGTCTACTTTTATGACTCTCTGTTCACTGTTTGTCTGGGTCTTGCTCTTGCTCTCCCTAATACCACATGCAcgcaaccccctcccccccccaaaaaaaaatggctCGGTGGCTAGGTTGGTTCATAATCATGACGCATTACTCCCGCAAGCCGCAGGTGTCGTCAAAGAGTGCCAAGGCGAAGGTTAGCGACCTCCGCTGCCACTACAAGAACACCTTCGAGACCGCAAATGTGATCAACGGCATGCCACTCCGCAAGGCTCAGCAGCTGTACCGCCAGGTGCTCGCCAAGACCCGCTGCATCCCGTTCAAGCGCTACAACGGCAAGATTGGCCGCACCGCTCAGGCGAAGGAGTGGGGTCAGACGAAGGGTCGATGGCCACGCAAGTCCGTCGTGGCGATTATGTCGCTGCTCAAGAACGCCGAGGCGAACGCCATTGAGAAGGGTCTTGACCCCAACCAGATGGTCATCAAGCACGTACAGGTAGACCAGGCTGCCCGcatgcgccgccgcacgtTCCGTGCCCACGGCCGCATCACACCGTACATGTGCAGCCCCTGCCACGTGCAGCTCTTCATGTcggagaagaaggagcgcGTGCCAGCCCCGAAGAGTGCCCCGAAGAAATAGGTGCAGTACACATGAATTTAGAGGCTGACGGTCTTTCTGATTTTGGTTTTATGGGCGGAAAACTAAAAAAGTAATGGCAAGGGCAGTATGTGCAACCGCGCTGTAAGTGTAGTTAGTTTTCTTCTGGCGCAATGTGCTTAGCGAGTTCAACGTCTTTATCGTACACGTTGAAGGGCTAGCAAGACTGATTGACTGTGCTCACTCTATGATGTGCGCATCCTATTTTTTAGCGAGCTAGTCAGCTGGTGCATGTGTTTTTCGCTTGTGCTTCGCGAGTGCTTCTCAACTTCGTCAtaccttttcctccttttcctctgaCCCTTCAACGTTCCATCTTTGCTCGTCGCATTGCGATTCTTTTCACATTCACTGTTTACGGGGTAAAAAGAGATCGATACCGTTGATCCGCAATTTCTCTCACAGAACGGATCGCTGGCTGCTGTAAGTAGATGAGGATGCTCTCAGAATGATTCGACTGCTCGCACTTTTGCGTTGTGCGTCTTTTGGCGTGCGCGAGGACCGCCAGGCTTTGGCGCGCCATCACTTGAGTCTCCTTGACAAGCGGCACTGGAAGCTGACAACACCGtcgcgcgcgctgccggtggtggaggtCTTAATGCGATCTGGTGTTCTGATGGATAGGCTTGAAAAAAGCAGCACCAAACCGCTGGCGTGCTTGATTCCATCCATGACAAAGAAGGAGCGTAGCTTGGTGGAGAAGCTCTCCTATGTGCTCCACCAAAACTTGCCACCTACAGCCTCTCCGATTGACAGGAATGCGAGGAGGGAAGACGAGACGATTCGCGCCGCATATTCGGTTGCCTGTGCGACCGGAACGTGTACTATCGATGTCTTGGTTGACGTCATTTTCGTTCGACATCTTCGATCTCCTTCGTctgcgctgatgctgctggagctAGTGGTGTCGCGATGTGCGAAAGTGTCCTGGACAAGAGGGAAACCGTGCCCTTCCAAAGAGATGTTAGATTCCATTTGCGACCTGCTTGCCCAACACGAGCAGTCGCTGGACTTCAGAGCGATCTGGTTCTTACTTTCACTGCTGAGTGCAACTCCTCAGTTCAGCGACTCTCAAATCACTCCGTCTGCTGGAAAACGACTCTTTCGGCTCTGTGTGCACCGCATTCATCACCTTCTGCCTCTCCTGGGAGTTGAAGATCACCTTCTCGCATATCTGCAGCTTGCGCGCATCGAGGGCTACGAGAAGCCGTTCATTGTTCTTGGCGAGATAGAGAggctgcttctctccacgTCATTAGGTGACTACACAGGCGTAAGCACTAATGTACTCTTGCGGTTTATGACGATGCCTTTCGCGGCGCGACACGTCGATTTGAAtctgcgcctgtgtgctgGTTGGTGCGCGGTATCGAGAATAACAGATTTTACTCAGGAGGAGTGTCTCGCTGCGTTCACAATTGTCGCCGCGCTGCATGAAGGCTGCTCTGCCGAAAGCGCAACCGCGGTCGCACCCTTGCGGCACTGGGAGACGCTGCACGACGCCCTTTTCGCGCAGGTGTTTTTCATTGCACATGACTTGACTGCTGCCGACTGTTTTCGCATTCTAGACCAATCGGAGCTGATCAATATATCGGGCTGGGGCATCACCGTGCCGCAAATGTTGCTTGAGAAGCTCAAGAAGAGAATCCTGTCAGAGTGCAAGCGCTGTGCCATAGATGAATGCTGTGCGCCTGAGACAGCGGAACTGTTGCTGTGCGTTGCGCTTGGATTGCAGTCGTTGATGCAACGATACACAGTGCTGCCGAGCAACGCTGTGGACGAGCACGCTGTAACTGAGTGTATTGCTCTTCTCGAGGACTGTATCACGTTAGCCCCACCTCATGGTTGAGAGGCGAGACTCGGCGCATACTCGGACTTAACCTGTTCAGTGCGGTGCACCGGCTGTTTCATGCGTTGTGCCTTGTCGTGCCAAGTGAACCACCTCTGTCTTGTTTGCTTTATTCTTGTACTCCAGCTTTGTAGTGCACCGATAGTGACCCTCAGCCGGAGCCACCGGCTCATTCACACGTCTTTTTCAAAGAAGCCCATGAAAGATAAGTCTTGGAGGAAGGAGTGCTGTGTGAGAAGGACGCATAAGCTCATGTGCATGAGTGTGTGCGTAGACTAAAGAAGGCACAGGAGTGTGATATACAGAATCACAAACCAGAAGTGTTTGGCGTGCAGCGGTTGCTCTCGAAAGATGTTGGCCCTCATATGTGATGCAACTATACTGTTTGCAGCGGATGAGTTTCTCTCCCCGACTCTCCGACAGTGCGATGTACTTCGGTttcctccaccactgccttTGCCTCATGGTACTCTGTCTGTCTTGCTCTTTTTGTAGTGTGCCACCACGCCCTTTACTCGTGCATTGCATTACCACCAGTGCAATACGCGGCTATCCTTTCGGTGTGTTTCCTTTGTTGCGCTCCACAAGCGGTGAAAAGCGGTCATGACGCCTTCTTCCCTGTTAGCTGTGCTTGTCCTGTTTCTTGTGACGCTAGGCTTCGTGAATGGCGATGTTTCGTTTAACTTCAACGGCATGATTGTGTTGAAAAATGCCACACTGAACACTGACTTTGTGGTGACGACAAGCTTCGTTGATCTCATTACAAGCACGCTTCAAGATGCTGCACATCCGCGAGCGCCCTTGATGACGGTGGTGCAGTCTGTCCCGCCTCATTTGGTGATCTTGCTCAACATGTGGTACACCGGAACGCCCACGGATGTGCAGACGGCAATCAGCAATATCAACGGGACATATATGAGGTGGGCAAACGGTGACGCCCTTAACGCTAGCGGGGCGTTAAGCTATGCCTGCATGACAAACATTGGGCAACAGCCGACGGTCATAAAATATACAaacagctgcagcttctgGAACGCGCCCCTCCCGCCAAGCAGTGCTGAGACATGCTCGCGAAACCTGTCCCTCCTGTTCTATACTGCAGACCTCAGCGAGTTGGACCCCCGTGCCAGACTCAAGTCTGCGCTCTGCACCTTTCTTTCCACTGATTGTGACCTCATCTCCTACGGCGATTTGGCAGTGGCACAAATCAACCTCCGTGGCTCGCTGACTACCGTCCACGTCATGCCATTTACAGTTCTTTCTCAAAACCGAGAGGCGACGCTGGCGACGCTTGTGACTTACGCCCAGTACGCTTCCGTGTTGGTGGAGTATAACATCACATACATTCTCGCTGACGGCGTGCAGGTATTTTTCAAAGGTTTTCCACCGCAGCTATCAACCCTCGGCACCTTTGAGAAGTGCGCGGCGCAGATGTGGTATCTTATTTTCTTGATTATCCTTGTTCCAGTGATTTTCATGGTTTCTCACCGTATGTTTCTCCGGGGACGGGTGTCTGGAAAGCGGAGCATTGCGAAGTCAGAGAGGGATATCCGTGCCGGTGTTCACTTGAACTCCATGCCGTGGGCTAATtttggcggtggcggcggctatCAGTACTACCCTCAGCAAGTATACTCAGGCGGctacggcggtggcgatggctCGCAGCAagttggtggtggcgacgcgaCACAGGAAAATGCTCCACCGCAGTCGTTTGAATATCCATTCCAGACCGCAGCTCAGGGTTGGGAAGGCCAACAGTATGGTGCACAACAGTATGACAGGCAGCAATACGTTATCTAGGATGGTAACGAGGCCCAGAAGAGTCAGTGGCAGGATCGTGAGAAATAGTACAGTGATTCAAACCGGTGTGGCAACTACGATCTGGGCCAAACACAGCAGGGCTGGTTGCAGAAACAGTAgtctgttgttgctgttctctACTACTTTcggctccctccctccaatTCTTTACCTTATCTGTGCACAATGTCTCCTGTTTTTGTGAGCGACGAGGCCATGCGTGCGAGCACACTTTCATTTTTTCTGCTGCTTTGATTATGAGATTGATATGCTCGTTTTGTCAAACAACCGGGTTGCTGCAATTCTTACATCACTCGCTTGCTTGCCCAGGAtcttgcctctctttcattGCTTTGCTTTCTTCCTTTCTTGCGTTGCTTCCTAGATACCTAAAGGTGAGGCAGTGTGGCGAATACTTGGGTCTTAATGCGTGAGATGCTCTTTATCTTCGGACTCGCTCTCTACTGTTTGGTCTCTTCATTGTGCTTCACGAGTTTTGGCACTCAATTTACTGTACCATTTATTCATATAGTGTGTTGTTCTGAGAGTGTGGAGCAGCAAGGTTAGAGGAGGTGTAAAAGTATTTACGCGTTTGCGTATTCACCGTCCAGGATCCCCTGctcaccttctccaccttctcgGAAGGAAAGCTTGGTGACTCGTATGATGTACTGCCCGCGATACACTTTGTACAAGACGCTTCTCTCAGCTGTCTAGCATTGTTTCCAGTGTACTTCAACTTGAGGCTCATTTCGTTGCTCAATCTCTACTCCTTCTCTGTCGACATGCCTCCTGCCTCGAcggtgcatctctctctccctattattattattatttgGTAGCTCCTCTGCGTTTCGCCTTAttacagagaggaaaagcgcaATACGTTTCTCACACATCTTTCCTAATAAGGGCCTCGCATTGGGTATAGGCTTGCACTACATGAGGTGCACACGCGTCTGGCTGTGTGGCACGCTGAGCCACGTGGCTGATGCATTGTGTATGGTAAAGGACTACCAGAAGATTGAGGCTGAGCGAAAGGAGCTGGCGGTGCgtgaggcgaagaaggagtACGAGAGTTACCCGCTGCGCTACCAGCTTTTGGAGTGTCAACCAGGACTGCCTCTGGCTCTGACGAAGCTGAAGTACTTGCTGGCGTGCCGCCGCACACACCCCGACGCAGGTGGGGACGCTGAGTCTTTTCTGAGGGTGAGCCTGGCATACCAAGACGTGATGAAGGATTACGGCGTGGAGACGGTAGACAATAAGATAGTCAACCTGGGTAACTTTCAGTCTGATGACCATGAGACGCAGAACTATCTGGAGTCACGTGCCACCATTAGTTCGTACATTCCCATCTCGACGCTCGAGGATCACATCAGACAAATCGAGGAAATCCAGGGTCGCCTTGGCGACGAGCTTTCGGAGAAACTCGCGTCCAATAGCGACGAGGCAATGTGGCTGCTGGAGGACATCGAGGAGGTCATGGAACAGACAGGCCTCAAAACAGTCAAGCTTTGTGTGCTTGAGGACGGAAAGGTGCAAGTGAATGATGTACTGGCACTCACCGATGGAACCGAGAGACCGCGGCTCCTtgcaggcgaagaagcgccGCTCCAGCGGCGCAAGTCTGCTAGTGCCGCTGACGCGGAGGCAACAGCTGCGAATCGTGCCTCAGAGGACGCTACCTCCTCGGATGGACCACCAAACGCATTCAAGGAGGCGGCTCAATCAAgtgagaaggcgctgcacgaAACAGAGGTGTCCAGATCGGACATTGAGGTTTTGAATGCGAAGAATACCCTTCAGGACAGACCGGATGTAGCGGGCCTTGGAGCGCGGACAGCTACTGAGGTCATGAACAACACTGAGGAAGTGAAGCAGATGAAGCTGGAGTCGTCGGTGCTCTATGTGTTCCTGATTTCGCTGATGATGCTCGTGTACGTCTACACTGAGGGAGCTATGCGGGCAGCGCGTCAGGCAAGCTCACGCCCAGGGACTGCAGAGCACATCACGAGCGACACAATGCTTCCGTGGTGGGGCAACGACGCCGAGTATGAGAGCCAGGTCAAGCGCATTTTCGTGGATGAGTGGCGAAAGGCACGTGCGTCGTCGCGCAGGGCGCAGACGTTTCAGGATGGAGTTGCTCGCGAGTCCCTGGACGAGGAGACTAAGAGTGACATGGATCTGAAGATCTTCACCGTCACTGCAGAAAAATTGCGCGCCATGCGTGACAATGCAGAGAGACACTCTAACCGCTAGCCCTCATCGCATTCTAGCTTTTTCTTTGCTATTTGTGGGTTTCCTACCTACGCAGTGAGTACTTCTTCTCATGAAGAGAAATTTTCACAGCGGCACCCTTGCAGGTGTGGGGAAtgcggtgtgcgcgtgctgctgtggcggggATACAGAGTGTGTGCTTGCTTGCACACGAGACAGCGCTGCCCCTCCATATTTCAGTTGTTACTGTTTTCACACACTGCTCACACATTACCTGTTGTTCGTTGTTCTTGCGTAGTGGTGCTGAgatgtgcagctgcgtctctctttctctgttcgTGCTGCGCCCCCTTTGAGCCCTCCGACATCCTCTGAGGACTCGTGGCGAATGAGCGGAAACGCCCAACACGAAACACAgacgaacaaaaaaaaagcgagaaaaagaCCCATTTTTATTCGCCTTTCGTTGTGTGctcactgcagcacctgcgctcCAGTTGCGCATGTTAGAGTGCTCAATAGCTCTTGCAAGCATTGATGCTACTGATGCATAGTCGTTATCAACGAATTTATCACATTCGTGCTAGTGCACATAGGCTGAGCTTTGCTGCCTCCGTaggcggcactgctgtgtGAGACTCCTTCAAGTATGTTCCTGTAGTGATTTGCAGCGTAGAGCTCCTCAAGGAGACTCAGCTTCGCGTCCACTTTCCAagctctctcctttttgcGTGCGGACGTGCATATCGATCTACGCTCAAGCAGACTTTTACTGAGGATACTCACGCTTCCGCTTTCCCCCTACCGTTTCCAGCAGTTGACATCCAACACGCAGAGGAGCCCGCCGCGATGCCCGTTATCGGCTACAACTGCGAtagcggcgctgtggtggaAGTTGTCAACCCTGCAGGTGGGGAGCTGGGATTTGCAGAAAAGACTGTCATCTCTGGCGGCGTTGTCTCTGCAGCCTCCGCGGGCAATGGTGCTCTTTACTACCTCCCAACTTCAGCTCCCTCGATGCTGCGTCGGCACAACTTGGAGAGTGGAGAAGATGAGATGGTCCAGGATTTAGTtggtgcgcacacgcaggtTTTTTTCCACCGTAACAAGGTCATCTGCATTCCCGCTGGGAACACCGGGGTGACCGTATATGACCCGCTCTGCAATGTGGCTGAAATTATCGCTCTCCCGTACCGTCTCATTTGCGCCGAGCCTGCCGACAACGGTTTTGTCTTTCGAAGCGAGTGCAACAGGGTGTTCGGCTACGACTTCAACAAGGGCCTGACAGAGGTGATGAACGGGAGTAACATAGCCAGATTTTTAGGCCACTACAAGCGGTACGCTGTGGCACTGCTTCACGACGCCGACGAGTGTGTCGTGGGCGTCACTGAGGCTGGCAGCAT is drawn from Leishmania panamensis strain MHOM/PA/94/PSC-1 chromosome 24 sequence and contains these coding sequences:
- a CDS encoding hypothetical protein (TriTrypDB/GeneDB-style sysID: LpmP.24.0060) gives rise to the protein MTPSSLLAVLVLFLVTLGFVNGDVSFNFNGMIVLKNATLNTDFVVTTSFVDLITSTLQDAAHPRAPLMTVVQSVPPHLVILLNMWYTGTPTDVQTAISNINGTYMRWANGDALNASGALSYACMTNIGQQPTVIKYTNSCSFWNAPLPPSSAETCSRNLSLLFYTADLSELDPRARLKSALCTFLSTDCDLISYGDLAVAQINLRGSLTTVHVMPFTVLSQNREATLATLVTYAQYASVLVEYNITYILADGVQVFFKGFPPQLSTLGTFEKCAAQMWYLIFLIILVPVIFMVSHRMFLRGRVSGKRSIAKSERDIRAGVHLNSMPWANFGGGGGYQYYPQQVYSGGYGGGDGSQQVGGGDATQENAPPQSFEYPFQTAAQGWEGQQYGAQQYDRQQYVI
- a CDS encoding hypothetical protein (TriTrypDB/GeneDB-style sysID: LpmP.24.0070), translated to MRCTRVWLCGTLSHVADALCMVKDYQKIEAERKELAVREAKKEYESYPLRYQLLECQPGLPLALTKLKYLLACRRTHPDAGGDAESFLRVSLAYQDVMKDYGVETVDNKIVNLGNFQSDDHETQNYLESRATISSYIPISTLEDHIRQIEEIQGRLGDELSEKLASNSDEAMWLLEDIEEVMEQTGLKTVKLCVLEDGKVQVNDVLALTDGTERPRLLAGEEAPLQRRKSASAADAEATAANRASEDATSSDGPPNAFKEAAQSSEKALHETEVSRSDIEVLNAKNTLQDRPDVAGLGARTATEVMNNTEEVKQMKLESSVLYVFLISLMMLVYVYTEGAMRAARQASSRPGTAEHITSDTMLPWWGNDAEYESQVKRIFVDEWRKARASSRRAQTFQDGVARESLDEETKSDMDLKIFTVTAEKLRAMRDNAERHSNR